The DNA segment GCATAATGCTAAAAATAATGCCGTTTAGCGCGATGACGTGCAGCATGTTTGTCTCTAGCCCCAGCCCCAAAATCCCGCTCGCGCCGTAAAGGATATAACCAGTAGCCAGCAAAAGCTGCATCAAGTAGTAATAAATCACGAAGCTATGGCGCAAAAGCTCCTTGTAGTGCCACTCTTTTAGCTTGGCTAAAATCGCGCTACCGCAGGCTATCGCGGCGAAATTTACCGCCTTGCTGTCCTCAAAAAACAAGCTAACTAACAAAAACGCGCAAACACTAACGATCGCGATGTTTTTATAAACGAAATTCGGCACAAATGCCGCGTCTCGCATACCCGGCTCTCGGTTTAGCGCCTCTTTGCCAAGCACCACGCTAACGCGAAAAGATACGAGCAAGATCGCGATAACGTGCAGGTGGATTTGTAAATTTAAAAATCTCTCCTCGCCGCTAAGCAAATAATAAATCTCAAAGCCCAAAATACCGAGTAAAAATGCCAAAACGCCTAGCTGATCGTCGTTTCTATCAAGCCAGATCATATAAACGCAAAGCCCGGCCAGATACGCCCAAAAAAGCGCCATAAAAAAGTGCGCCGCAAACAGGCTAAAAAACGCGCTAACAAAACTCGCCGCAAAAAACGCAAACATAACGCAGGCGTGCTTTTTTAGCCCTCCGCCAAAATTCGTCCAATCTGTTAGCCCCGTTAGCAAAAATCCCGCATACGCAAGGGCTGCGACAAAGTGCAAAAAGATAAATTTATGCCAGCTAACGAAATCTACGGGCGTAAAAAATATCGCTCCGCCTAGCACCGCGCAAACCGCGCTCGTAAGGAAAAAAATTCTCATCGGATAGGTAAAAAAGTCGTTAATCATAATAAATTTTTCCTTTAAAATTTTCCTCTATCACGCCGCTAGCGTAGGCAAAATCCCGCTGCGAAAAGGCGCGCTCAAGCTCTAGCTCGCGCTCGATCACCGC comes from the uncultured Campylobacter sp. genome and includes:
- a CDS encoding NnrS family protein; its protein translation is MINDFFTYPMRIFFLTSAVCAVLGGAIFFTPVDFVSWHKFIFLHFVAALAYAGFLLTGLTDWTNFGGGLKKHACVMFAFFAASFVSAFFSLFAAHFFMALFWAYLAGLCVYMIWLDRNDDQLGVLAFLLGILGFEIYYLLSGEERFLNLQIHLHVIAILLVSFRVSVVLGKEALNREPGMRDAAFVPNFVYKNIAIVSVCAFLLVSLFFEDSKAVNFAAIACGSAILAKLKEWHYKELLRHSFVIYYYLMQLLLATGYILYGASGILGLGLETNMLHVIALNGIIFSIMLIFNIAGLRHSGQELEFLRLSKIAFALVIAAGVCRGFLAYVWSGFYIHLPVTFIAVAFALWFTDFYKIFKDNEFSDDPE